In Zhaonella formicivorans, one DNA window encodes the following:
- the aspS gene encoding aspartate--tRNA ligase — translation MLKEAETMYGLKRSHRCGELNLKDSDAEVVLMGWVHKRRDHGGLIFVDLRDRSGIVQVVFNPEISAEAFEKAEEVRSEYVLAVRGKVVARPEGTINKNLATGEIEVYAEELRILNRAKTPPFYIAENIDVDETVRLRYRYLDLRRPDMQQAMILRHKTTKAMRDFLDKHGFLEIETPMLTKSTPEGARDYLVPSRVHPGEFFALPQSPQIFKQILMVAGMDRYFQIVRCFRDEDLRADRQPEFTQLDMEMSFVEREDIINLVENMMAFIFRETLSVELTVPFPRLTYQEAMDRFGSDKPDLRFGIELKDVSEIVANSGFKVFSEAVARGGQVKGINAEGCAHYSRKEIDDLTKLAAVYGAKGLAWIALTPEGLKSPIAKFFTETELNAILERLRAKTGDLLLFVADTPQVVADALGHLRLEFAKRLNLINPQEFNFAWVIDFPLLEWDPEEKRYVAIHHPFTAPLEEDLALLDTDPGIARAQAYDLILNGIELGGGSIRIHRRPIQEKMFSLLGLSPEEAVEKFGFMLEAFEYGTPPHGGIAFGLDRMLMLMCGKDTIRDVIAFPKTQSATDLMTQAPSTVANKQLRELHIKLDVVTKK, via the coding sequence ATGCTGAAAGAAGCTGAAACAATGTATGGGCTGAAAAGAAGTCATAGGTGTGGAGAATTAAATTTAAAAGATAGCGATGCCGAAGTGGTCTTGATGGGTTGGGTACACAAGCGCAGGGATCATGGTGGTCTGATTTTTGTGGACCTGCGGGACCGTTCGGGAATTGTACAGGTGGTATTTAATCCTGAAATATCTGCAGAAGCTTTCGAGAAAGCCGAAGAAGTGCGCAGCGAGTATGTCCTGGCAGTTCGCGGCAAGGTCGTGGCGCGCCCCGAGGGTACAATTAACAAAAACCTGGCTACAGGTGAAATTGAAGTTTATGCTGAAGAATTGCGTATTCTAAACAGGGCAAAAACACCACCGTTTTACATTGCTGAAAATATCGACGTGGATGAAACTGTAAGGCTGCGCTATCGTTACCTTGATTTGCGCCGTCCGGACATGCAGCAGGCCATGATTCTCAGGCATAAAACAACGAAAGCTATGCGCGATTTTTTAGATAAACATGGTTTCTTGGAAATAGAGACGCCTATGTTGACCAAGAGCACTCCGGAAGGAGCCAGGGATTATCTGGTCCCCAGCCGCGTGCATCCGGGCGAGTTTTTTGCGCTGCCCCAATCACCGCAAATTTTTAAGCAGATCCTAATGGTTGCGGGCATGGACAGGTACTTTCAGATTGTCCGCTGCTTCAGGGATGAAGATTTAAGGGCCGACCGCCAACCGGAATTTACCCAGCTGGACATGGAAATGTCTTTTGTAGAAAGAGAAGACATTATCAATTTGGTGGAAAATATGATGGCATTTATTTTCCGGGAGACCTTAAGTGTCGAATTAACCGTTCCTTTTCCCCGTTTAACCTATCAAGAAGCTATGGACAGGTTTGGCTCCGATAAACCGGATTTGCGCTTTGGCATTGAATTGAAAGATGTATCGGAAATTGTTGCTAATTCTGGTTTTAAAGTTTTCAGTGAAGCTGTGGCCAGAGGGGGCCAGGTCAAGGGTATTAATGCTGAAGGCTGCGCTCATTACTCCAGAAAAGAAATAGATGATTTGACTAAATTAGCAGCTGTTTACGGGGCAAAAGGCCTGGCTTGGATTGCTTTAACTCCGGAAGGGCTAAAATCTCCTATTGCTAAATTTTTTACTGAAACTGAGTTGAATGCTATCCTAGAGAGGCTGCGGGCCAAAACAGGAGATTTGCTGCTTTTTGTTGCCGATACTCCGCAGGTTGTAGCTGATGCTCTGGGACACCTGCGCTTGGAATTTGCTAAAAGATTAAATCTCATCAACCCGCAAGAGTTTAATTTTGCCTGGGTAATTGACTTTCCGCTTCTCGAATGGGATCCGGAAGAGAAGCGCTATGTAGCTATTCACCATCCATTTACTGCTCCCCTGGAAGAGGACCTGGCACTTTTAGATACTGATCCAGGTATAGCCAGGGCTCAAGCTTACGATTTGATTTTAAACGGCATTGAATTGGGCGGAGGAAGCATCAGGATTCACCGTCGCCCCATCCAGGAAAAAATGTTTAGTTTGTTGGGCTTAAGCCCGGAAGAGGCGGTAGAAAAATTTGGATTCATGTTGGAAGCTTTTGAATATGGCACTCCGCCTCACGGTGGAATAGCCTTTGGTTTGGACCGGATGCTGATGTTGATGTGCGGCAAGGACACTATCAGGGATGTAATAGCGTTTCCTAAGACACAAAGCGCTACCGATCTGATGACCCAGGCCCCGTCTACAGTAGCAAACAAGCAACTGCGGGAGCTGCATATCAAACTTGATGTAGTTACTAAAAAGTAA
- a CDS encoding tRNA threonylcarbamoyladenosine dehydratase, with translation MLHQFSRTELLIGAEGLKKLAKSKVAVFGVGGVGSFTAEALARAGVGKLVLIDYDEICLTNVNRQLHALHSTVGRAKVEVMRERILDINPNAEVEAVRAFYTPENREELVHDNLDFIVDAIDTVTAKIDLIVYALEKRIPIVSSMGAGNRLDPTSFVVADISETRTCPLAKVVRKELRKRGIEKGVTVVYSPQPALTPKRLEVSCKDYCICPGGDGNCTKRRAIPGSISFVPAVAGLMLAGVVVNQLLAKEQSLLS, from the coding sequence ATGTTGCATCAATTTTCCAGAACCGAGCTTCTCATTGGGGCTGAAGGTCTTAAGAAGCTTGCTAAATCCAAAGTTGCTGTTTTCGGCGTAGGTGGTGTGGGTTCCTTTACTGCGGAAGCTTTAGCTAGGGCAGGAGTAGGGAAATTAGTACTTATAGATTATGATGAGATCTGTTTAACGAATGTCAACAGGCAGCTGCATGCACTGCACTCAACAGTAGGCAGGGCTAAGGTGGAGGTAATGCGGGAGCGAATCCTCGATATTAACCCTAATGCCGAGGTGGAAGCTGTTCGCGCCTTTTATACCCCGGAAAACAGGGAAGAGTTGGTGCATGACAATTTGGATTTTATTGTGGATGCCATTGATACTGTAACGGCTAAAATCGATTTAATTGTTTATGCACTTGAGAAGAGGATTCCAATTGTATCCAGCATGGGCGCCGGTAACCGCTTAGATCCCACTTCTTTTGTGGTAGCTGACATTTCCGAAACCAGGACTTGCCCACTGGCAAAAGTGGTGCGAAAAGAATTGCGCAAACGAGGAATAGAAAAGGGGGTTACCGTAGTCTATTCACCCCAGCCGGCATTAACTCCTAAACGCTTAGAAGTGAGCTGCAAGGATTACTGTATTTGCCCTGGTGGCGACGGTAACTGCACCAAGCGGCGAGCAATACCGGGCAGTATTTCTTTTGTGCCTGCGGTAGCCGGACTGATGCTAGCCGGGGTTGTGGTCAACCAGCTTTTAGCAAAGGAGCAGTCTTTATTAAGCTGA
- a CDS encoding metal-sensitive transcriptional regulator, translated as MVSYAASKDDLQKRLKKIEGQIKGIQRMIEEEKYCVDVLIQIAAVRAALDKVGLIIFEHHSRGCLKNAVELGKQEEMVTELIDVLKKFIK; from the coding sequence GTGGTTTCCTACGCTGCTTCAAAAGATGACCTGCAAAAAAGGTTGAAGAAAATCGAAGGGCAGATTAAAGGCATTCAGCGCATGATTGAGGAAGAGAAATATTGCGTTGATGTGCTAATTCAAATTGCTGCTGTCAGAGCTGCTTTGGATAAAGTAGGATTGATTATTTTTGAACATCATAGCAGGGGTTGTCTGAAGAACGCCGTTGAATTGGGCAAACAGGAGGAAATGGTGACCGAGTTAATTGATGTCTTAAAGAAATTCATCAAGTAA
- the trxA gene encoding thioredoxin: protein MEAEIFTLTGENFKTTINQETPVLVDFWAAWCGPCRMIAPILESVAREYDGKLIVAKLNVDDYGDIAAEYGIMSIPTLLLFKNGNLLGKLMGFQSRENVLNFIKRAV from the coding sequence GTGGAGGCAGAGATTTTTACTTTAACCGGGGAAAATTTTAAAACGACAATTAATCAAGAAACACCTGTGCTGGTAGACTTTTGGGCAGCCTGGTGCGGACCATGTCGTATGATAGCACCTATACTAGAATCTGTTGCCAGGGAATATGACGGGAAACTGATAGTAGCCAAGCTAAATGTGGATGACTACGGAGATATTGCGGCAGAGTACGGTATCATGAGTATTCCGACGTTACTTTTGTTTAAAAACGGAAATTTGCTGGGAAAGCTGATGGGATTCCAATCCCGCGAAAATGTACTCAACTTCATTAAGCGAGCTGTTTAA
- a CDS encoding AAA family ATPase, translating to MNIFDYGRQKEQKRNAPLAMRMRPRNLEEYIGQEKIVGPGKLLRRAILADQLSTLIFYGPPGTGKTALAQVIAQSTKAEFVQLNAVTAGVGEIRQVVQEAKDRLGMYQKRTILFIDEIHRFNKAQQDALLPYVEDGTIILIGATTENPYFEVNPALLSRSRIFKLEPLKSEEVRVILERALKDKERGLGNLPVKITPEALEHFVQVSGGDARKALNALELAVLTTPPDDEGYINIDLAVAEESIQERAVLYDKSGDQHYDVISAFIKSMRGSDPDASLHWLARMLAAGENPRFIARRMVILAAEDVGLADPHALTIATAAAQAVEFVGMPEARLPLAEACIYLACAPKSNSVITAIDQALRDVATKDIGVVPLHLRDRHYSGAKQLGHGKDYLYPHDFPGNFVKQQYLPEPLLGSVYYRPSGNGAEKALSKSLHKEQGSEA from the coding sequence ATGAATATATTTGATTACGGCAGGCAAAAAGAACAAAAGAGGAATGCCCCATTAGCTATGCGCATGCGTCCTAGAAATTTAGAAGAATATATAGGTCAAGAAAAAATTGTTGGGCCGGGAAAACTCTTGCGTAGGGCGATTTTGGCCGACCAACTGTCTACTCTGATTTTTTACGGACCTCCGGGTACAGGAAAAACTGCTCTTGCCCAAGTTATTGCCCAAAGTACCAAAGCGGAATTTGTTCAGCTTAATGCTGTCACTGCCGGGGTTGGGGAAATCCGCCAAGTGGTGCAGGAAGCTAAAGATAGATTGGGAATGTATCAAAAAAGAACCATTTTGTTCATTGATGAAATACATCGCTTTAACAAAGCGCAGCAAGATGCCCTGCTTCCCTACGTAGAAGACGGAACAATTATTTTAATCGGCGCAACTACCGAAAATCCCTATTTTGAAGTTAACCCTGCCCTTTTGTCGCGCTCCAGAATTTTTAAGCTAGAGCCATTAAAATCGGAAGAAGTAAGGGTTATTTTGGAGCGTGCCCTTAAAGACAAAGAACGGGGCTTAGGAAACCTGCCGGTAAAAATAACGCCGGAAGCTTTGGAACATTTTGTACAAGTGTCCGGTGGCGACGCCCGTAAGGCATTGAATGCACTGGAATTAGCAGTTTTAACAACTCCGCCGGACGACGAAGGCTACATTAACATCGATTTGGCTGTGGCGGAAGAGTCTATTCAGGAAAGAGCAGTGCTGTATGATAAAAGCGGTGATCAGCATTACGATGTGATCTCTGCTTTTATCAAAAGCATGCGAGGGTCCGATCCCGATGCCAGTCTGCATTGGTTGGCCAGGATGTTGGCAGCCGGTGAAAATCCTCGCTTTATAGCCCGGCGGATGGTTATCTTGGCTGCAGAGGATGTGGGACTGGCCGATCCTCATGCTCTAACCATTGCTACGGCTGCTGCCCAAGCAGTGGAATTTGTAGGAATGCCAGAGGCGCGGCTTCCTCTGGCAGAAGCCTGTATTTACCTGGCTTGCGCCCCCAAAAGCAATTCGGTGATTACAGCCATTGATCAGGCACTGCGGGATGTTGCCACAAAAGATATTGGAGTTGTTCCGCTCCACCTGCGGGACAGGCACTACTCCGGTGCTAAACAACTTGGTCACGGTAAAGATTACTTATATCCCCACGATTTTCCTGGAAATTTTGTAAAGCAGCAGTATTTGCCCGAACCGCTGCTGGGAAGCGTTTATTACCGGCCAAGTGGAAACGGTGCGGAAAAAGCTTTAAGTAAAAGCTTGCATAAAGAACAAGGTTCAGAGGCATAG
- a CDS encoding RrF2 family transcriptional regulator: MKLSTKGEYGLRAMFDLALRYGEGPISLKSIAERQDISDHYLEQLISGLRKAGLVKSIRGAQGGYILGREPAEITVGDVIRVLEGPIAPMDCVNEEEPDLCCRAETCITRGIWEKVRDSINDVLDSITLEDMVQEAAKVNQSNDYYMYYI; encoded by the coding sequence TTGAAGTTATCCACCAAAGGAGAATACGGCTTGCGGGCGATGTTTGATCTGGCCTTGCGTTACGGCGAAGGTCCCATATCTTTAAAAAGCATAGCCGAGCGGCAGGATATATCAGACCATTATTTGGAGCAATTAATTTCCGGCTTGCGCAAAGCGGGTTTGGTGAAAAGCATTCGCGGTGCCCAGGGAGGTTATATTTTGGGCAGGGAACCGGCTGAAATTACCGTAGGTGACGTGATTCGCGTCTTAGAAGGACCAATTGCTCCTATGGATTGTGTCAATGAAGAAGAGCCGGATTTATGTTGCCGTGCCGAAACCTGTATTACCAGGGGAATTTGGGAAAAAGTCAGGGACAGCATCAACGATGTTTTAGATTCCATAACACTGGAAGATATGGTTCAAGAAGCGGCAAAAGTTAACCAATCTAATGACTATTACATGTATTACATCTAG
- the nifS gene encoding cysteine desulfurase NifS translates to MRKVYLDHSATTPVRPEVAELMLTYLTTHFGNPSSIHSFGREAKKAQENAREQVAGLIGANPQEIIFTSGGTEADNLAVIGVAQAYSKKGKHLITSTIEHHAVLDTFEYLEKQGFKVTYIPVDSEGMVDPEDVEKAITDETTLISIMHVNNEVGTIQPIEEIGRIAKSKGVIFHTDAVQSVGKIPVDVNKLQVDLLTASSHKIYGPKGVGCLYVRKGVRLEPQFHGGGQERKRRPGTENLPGIVGFGKAAELAGQELEQEMERLTELRDMLIRGILERIPEVKLNGHREKRLPGNVNVSIRYIEGESLLLSLDMKGIAASSGSACTSGSLDPSHVLLAMGIPHEIAHGSLRMTLGRDNTKEDIEYVLEVLPAIVERLRAMSPLYEQSIGEEKYQCTVRK, encoded by the coding sequence ATGAGGAAAGTGTACCTTGATCATAGCGCAACCACCCCGGTTCGCCCGGAGGTGGCAGAGCTTATGCTCACCTACTTAACAACTCATTTCGGCAACCCGTCCAGTATTCACAGTTTCGGTCGGGAAGCTAAAAAGGCGCAGGAAAATGCCAGGGAGCAGGTAGCCGGTTTAATAGGTGCCAATCCCCAAGAAATCATTTTTACCAGCGGTGGCACTGAAGCGGACAACCTGGCCGTCATTGGTGTTGCCCAAGCTTATAGCAAAAAAGGGAAGCATTTGATTACTTCTACCATCGAACACCATGCAGTTTTAGACACCTTTGAATACCTGGAAAAACAGGGATTTAAAGTTACGTATATTCCCGTGGACAGCGAAGGTATGGTCGACCCGGAGGATGTGGAAAAGGCCATTACAGATGAAACCACCTTAATCAGCATCATGCATGTTAATAACGAAGTAGGCACGATTCAACCAATTGAAGAAATTGGCCGAATAGCCAAGTCCAAAGGGGTAATTTTTCACACCGATGCGGTGCAGAGCGTAGGGAAAATCCCTGTAGATGTGAACAAGCTGCAGGTTGACCTTTTGACTGCATCCAGCCATAAGATTTATGGACCAAAAGGGGTTGGATGCCTTTATGTCCGCAAAGGCGTCCGCCTTGAACCCCAGTTTCACGGGGGTGGGCAGGAGAGAAAGCGCCGTCCGGGGACGGAAAATTTACCGGGTATTGTAGGTTTTGGTAAAGCGGCTGAGCTGGCAGGCCAGGAATTGGAGCAGGAAATGGAGAGGCTCACTGAACTGCGGGATATGCTGATTAGGGGTATTTTGGAGCGAATTCCCGAAGTCAAATTGAACGGACACAGGGAGAAACGACTGCCGGGCAATGTGAACGTTAGTATCAGGTATATCGAAGGTGAATCGCTGCTACTAAGTTTGGATATGAAAGGTATAGCTGCTTCAAGCGGTTCAGCTTGTACCTCGGGGTCTCTGGATCCGTCCCACGTACTTTTAGCCATGGGAATTCCCCATGAAATCGCCCATGGATCTTTAAGAATGACTTTAGGGAGAGATAATACTAAAGAGGATATTGAATATGTCTTGGAAGTCTTGCCAGCCATTGTGGAAAGGTTGCGGGCAATGTCTCCGTTATATGAACAAAGCATAGGAGAGGAGAAATACCAATGTACAGTGAGAAAGTAA
- the nifU gene encoding Fe-S cluster assembly scaffold protein NifU, producing MYSEKVMDHFTNPRNVGELENADGIGQVGNPVCGDIMKIYIQVEDNKIKDVRFKTFGCGAAIATSSMVTEMVKGKTLEEALQITNKQVAEALDGLPPAKMHCSNLAADALHKAIEDYKQKSEKNQAC from the coding sequence ATGTACAGTGAGAAAGTAATGGATCACTTTACCAATCCCCGTAATGTTGGTGAATTGGAGAATGCTGATGGCATAGGCCAAGTAGGCAATCCTGTCTGCGGGGATATCATGAAAATATATATCCAAGTCGAGGACAACAAAATTAAAGATGTCAGGTTTAAAACTTTTGGCTGTGGCGCCGCCATTGCCACCAGCAGTATGGTTACAGAGATGGTGAAGGGTAAAACATTGGAAGAAGCATTGCAAATAACAAATAAACAGGTTGCGGAGGCTTTGGACGGACTTCCACCTGCTAAGATGCACTGTTCTAATTTAGCCGCTGATGCGTTGCACAAGGCAATCGAAGACTACAAGCAAAAAAGTGAAAAGAACCAAGCCTGCTAA
- the mnmA gene encoding tRNA 2-thiouridine(34) synthase MnmA: protein MEAKKKVLVAMSGGVDSSVAAALLLRQGYEVIGVTMQIWPADAPAPADETACCSLSAVEDARRVAQKLDIPYYVLNFRDLFQEKVIDYFVDEYMRGRTPNPCIACNQYVKFDALLHKARQLGMDYVATGHYARIFYDGDRQRYLMAKAKDKNKDQTYVLYGFTQEQLKQTLMPLGGFTKSEIREMAAEFGFRVANKPESQEICFVTDNDYRRFIAEKAVAEIKPGPFIDTEGKVLGQHRGIPFYTIGQRKGLGIAFGYPVYVVDILPEKNAVVLGRLDELKGQKILAKNNNFILFEKLTKPEEVTVKIRYKADEVKATIYPGAEEGAVEVVLHEPQKAITPGQAVVYYQGELVVGGGTIDKRLE from the coding sequence GTGGAAGCAAAGAAAAAAGTTTTGGTAGCTATGAGCGGCGGCGTGGATAGTTCCGTAGCCGCCGCTCTTTTGCTGCGTCAAGGTTATGAAGTGATCGGTGTAACAATGCAGATCTGGCCGGCAGATGCACCGGCGCCTGCCGACGAAACTGCGTGTTGTTCCTTATCCGCGGTAGAAGACGCCAGGCGAGTAGCGCAAAAGCTGGATATACCTTACTATGTGCTAAATTTCAGGGATTTGTTTCAGGAAAAAGTAATTGACTATTTTGTAGATGAATATATGCGGGGACGTACGCCAAACCCGTGTATTGCATGCAACCAATATGTTAAGTTTGATGCGTTATTGCACAAAGCCAGGCAGCTGGGTATGGATTATGTGGCAACCGGCCATTATGCCAGGATTTTTTATGATGGGGACAGGCAAAGGTATTTAATGGCCAAGGCTAAGGATAAAAATAAAGATCAAACCTATGTTCTTTACGGCTTTACTCAGGAGCAATTAAAACAGACATTGATGCCTTTGGGGGGCTTTACCAAGTCTGAAATCCGAGAAATGGCGGCGGAATTCGGCTTTAGAGTGGCAAACAAACCTGAAAGCCAGGAAATATGTTTTGTCACCGATAACGATTACCGGAGATTTATTGCGGAAAAGGCGGTGGCCGAGATTAAGCCGGGACCATTTATCGACACGGAAGGTAAAGTCTTGGGACAGCACCGGGGTATTCCTTTTTACACTATCGGCCAGCGCAAAGGGTTAGGTATTGCTTTTGGTTACCCTGTATACGTCGTAGATATTTTACCTGAAAAAAACGCCGTTGTTTTGGGCAGGCTGGATGAATTAAAAGGGCAAAAAATTTTGGCCAAAAACAACAATTTTATTCTTTTTGAAAAACTGACTAAACCGGAAGAAGTTACTGTTAAAATCAGGTATAAGGCTGATGAGGTTAAAGCTACTATTTACCCGGGAGCGGAAGAGGGAGCCGTGGAAGTTGTGCTTCATGAGCCCCAAAAGGCCATAACTCCGGGGCAAGCCGTAGTTTACTACCAAGGAGAACTGGTGGTAGGCGGCGGGACCATCGACAAAAGGCTCGAATGA
- a CDS encoding PRC-barrel domain-containing protein — protein MLKGRDVIGLPVICLENGENLGKVNDLFCSSNLEQVLSLQVAARNEKDLKQYAFNAVASMGRDAVLLKTAEPSEFVPHENCFSWQKIKGIRIFCNQGNELGTAVDLLFDFPEGRIVGLEVSEGFIGDLLSGRHFFSNELIQTCNENCIIVGF, from the coding sequence TTGTTAAAAGGAAGGGATGTTATTGGACTTCCGGTAATCTGCCTGGAAAACGGCGAAAACCTGGGGAAAGTAAACGATCTTTTTTGCAGCAGCAACCTGGAGCAAGTCTTGTCATTACAAGTCGCCGCTAGAAATGAAAAAGATTTAAAGCAGTATGCTTTCAATGCCGTAGCCAGTATGGGACGAGATGCGGTTTTGCTCAAGACTGCCGAACCCAGCGAATTTGTGCCGCATGAAAATTGTTTCAGCTGGCAAAAAATTAAAGGTATCAGGATATTTTGTAATCAAGGAAATGAGCTGGGGACAGCAGTAGATTTGCTGTTTGATTTTCCGGAGGGACGGATTGTAGGTTTAGAAGTTTCGGAAGGGTTTATCGGGGACTTGCTTTCGGGCAGACACTTTTTCAGTAACGAGCTTATTCAAACCTGCAACGAAAATTGTATAATAGTTGGTTTTTAG
- a CDS encoding YtxH domain-containing protein, translating to MFKGFWKGLLTGGIIGAIISSNLFMTPQKKKIVSKRIMGKTRRLQSRARKVMKEVSEGVNDLLQK from the coding sequence ATGTTTAAAGGTTTTTGGAAAGGCCTCCTGACAGGTGGCATTATTGGTGCCATAATAAGCAGCAATCTTTTTATGACCCCACAAAAAAAGAAAATAGTTTCTAAACGCATAATGGGTAAAACCAGGCGTTTGCAATCCAGAGCGCGCAAAGTAATGAAAGAAGTCAGCGAAGGTGTGAACGACCTGTTGCAGAAATAA
- a CDS encoding AI-2E family transporter, with amino-acid sequence MKLIFDGKFKRRLLIFIFVAFVVYFLYRVRGVLFPFILAIILAYVLNPLVELLEQYKIRRLYGIIVVYATVLGLLFLVGFYGVPVIVKQLTAFGEKIPYYTSEAQSRLRDFYRDYQRFNIPESLRESIDQNIVNFQLQLTQLLSKLVTGIFNIFSQIFSFIIAPILAFYLLKDKDEISKSIVQSIPVANRSELLSLWEEIDTVLLKFIRGHLLVATLVGAATALGLALIGMDFPLLFGIISGITNIIPYFGPIIGAVPAILLALLQSETLALYVILVMAVVQQLESNLISPRILGQSVGLHPLLVIFVLLAGGELWGLVGMLIAVPLTAVLRILIGYLFTKLIA; translated from the coding sequence GTGAAATTAATTTTTGATGGCAAATTTAAGCGCCGGTTGCTGATCTTCATCTTTGTGGCCTTTGTTGTTTATTTTCTTTATAGAGTTAGGGGGGTCCTTTTTCCATTTATTTTGGCAATTATTCTGGCCTATGTTTTAAACCCCTTGGTGGAATTGCTGGAACAATATAAAATCAGGCGGTTATATGGAATCATTGTAGTCTATGCCACTGTTTTAGGACTGCTTTTTTTGGTGGGCTTTTATGGCGTACCGGTAATTGTAAAACAACTGACGGCCTTCGGGGAAAAAATACCATACTATACCAGTGAAGCCCAAAGCAGGCTTCGGGACTTTTATCGCGATTACCAAAGGTTTAACATTCCGGAGAGTTTACGCGAGAGTATTGATCAAAATATCGTAAATTTTCAGCTGCAGCTTACCCAGCTGTTAAGTAAGCTGGTCACCGGAATATTCAACATTTTTTCTCAAATTTTCAGCTTTATCATTGCCCCCATTCTCGCTTTTTATTTGTTAAAGGATAAGGATGAAATCAGTAAAAGTATAGTGCAAAGCATTCCAGTGGCCAACCGTTCAGAGCTGCTCAGCCTGTGGGAAGAAATCGATACTGTTTTGCTTAAATTTATCCGCGGTCACTTGTTAGTAGCCACTTTAGTTGGCGCCGCCACGGCCCTGGGATTAGCCTTAATCGGGATGGACTTTCCCTTGTTGTTTGGGATCATTTCCGGGATAACAAATATCATTCCATATTTCGGACCTATAATCGGAGCAGTGCCGGCGATCCTATTAGCACTTTTGCAATCTGAAACCTTGGCTCTATATGTTATTTTGGTAATGGCAGTGGTACAACAACTGGAGAGCAATTTGATTTCTCCGAGGATTTTAGGACAAAGCGTGGGACTTCACCCTCTACTGGTTATTTTTGTGCTTTTAGCCGGAGGAGAGTTATGGGGCTTGGTAGGCATGTTGATAGCTGTACCGCTTACAGCTGTGCTGCGCATTCTGATTGGGTACCTATTTACGAAGCTTATAGCTTAA